A part of Desulfobacterales bacterium genomic DNA contains:
- the rplD gene encoding 50S ribosomal protein L4 — MPVVDVLNTKGEKVSQTELADSLFDVPVKQSVLHEVVTMQLACRRAGTASVKHRSDVSGSGRKLFRQKGTGRARRGDIKAPPLRGSGSIFGPDPRSYSYRVPRKVRKMALKMALSCKLKDNQLVVLDGFSLGKIRTKDFMDALNSLEVQNALIIIDQKDENLELSSRNVPDVKVLRTEGLNVYDILKYENLVLLESSIKGIEGRLLS, encoded by the coding sequence ATGCCAGTTGTTGATGTATTAAACACCAAAGGTGAAAAGGTTTCACAGACCGAACTTGCGGACAGCTTGTTTGATGTTCCTGTGAAACAGAGCGTCTTGCACGAGGTTGTCACCATGCAGTTGGCCTGCCGGCGTGCGGGAACAGCATCCGTCAAACACCGTTCCGATGTCAGCGGAAGCGGGCGGAAACTCTTTCGCCAGAAGGGTACCGGACGTGCCCGGCGGGGGGATATTAAGGCCCCGCCCTTACGCGGCTCAGGTTCGATCTTCGGCCCGGATCCCCGTTCATACAGCTACCGGGTGCCGAGGAAGGTGCGCAAAATGGCCCTTAAAATGGCTTTAAGCTGTAAACTGAAAGATAACCAACTGGTTGTGCTGGATGGATTCAGCCTTGGGAAGATCCGCACAAAGGATTTCATGGATGCCTTGAACAGCCTGGAAGTCCAAAACGCGCTGATCATTATCGATCAAAAGGATGAAAATCTGGAACTGTCATCCCGCAACGTGCCGGATGTTAAGGTTCTTAGAACGGAAGGCTTAAACGTGTACGACATCCTTAAGTATGAGAATCTGGTCCTGCTGGAGTCTTCGATCAAAGGAATTGAAGGGAGGCTGCTCTCATGA
- the rplW gene encoding 50S ribosomal protein L23: MIQYDIIKRPLITEKTSIQKEAANQVSFEVDRRANRVEIKRAIEKIFSVRVSSVKTMQVKGKTKQRGRIVGKRKDWKKAIVTLLPGERIDFFEGV, translated from the coding sequence ATGATTCAGTATGATATTATCAAACGTCCGTTGATCACCGAAAAAACGAGCATTCAAAAAGAAGCCGCCAATCAGGTTTCCTTTGAAGTGGACCGCCGGGCGAACCGGGTTGAAATTAAACGGGCGATTGAAAAGATATTTAGTGTCAGGGTTTCAAGCGTGAAAACCATGCAGGTTAAAGGAAAGACGAAACAACGCGGCCGAATTGTCGGGAAACGCAAAGATTGGAAAAAAGCGATTGTGACATTGTTGCCGGGCGAACGGATTGATTTCTTCGAAGGCGTTTAA
- the rplB gene encoding 50S ribosomal protein L2 yields the protein MAVKKVKPTSPGRRFQIYSTFEEITKDVPEKSLLKRIKKTGGRNVNGHVTCRHRGGGSKRHYRIIDFKRDKNGIPAKVAAIEYDPNRSARIALLHYVDGEKRYILAPLNLAVGDSVLSGPQADIKPGNTLPLSNIPLGTHIHNIELRIGRGGQIVRSAGTFAQLMAKEDRYALVKLPSGEVRMILLQCTATIGQLGNVVHENISLGKAGRTRWQGRRPKVRGVAMNPVDHPMGGGEGRSSGGRHPCSPWGMPTKGYRTRKNKRSDRYIVKKRTKK from the coding sequence ATGGCAGTAAAAAAAGTAAAACCCACGTCTCCTGGCAGGCGTTTTCAGATTTATTCAACCTTTGAAGAGATCACTAAGGATGTACCTGAGAAAAGCCTGCTGAAAAGAATTAAAAAAACAGGCGGACGCAATGTGAACGGACATGTTACCTGTCGGCATCGCGGCGGCGGAAGCAAACGGCATTACCGCATCATTGATTTTAAGCGGGACAAAAACGGGATACCGGCCAAGGTGGCGGCCATTGAATATGATCCCAACCGCTCGGCCAGAATTGCGCTGCTGCATTATGTCGATGGTGAAAAACGTTATATTTTGGCGCCGCTGAATCTGGCGGTGGGCGATAGTGTACTTTCCGGTCCCCAGGCCGATATTAAACCCGGCAATACGCTTCCCCTCAGCAACATCCCTTTGGGAACCCATATCCATAATATCGAATTGCGCATCGGTAGAGGCGGACAGATTGTCCGGAGCGCCGGGACATTCGCGCAGTTGATGGCCAAAGAGGATAGGTATGCCCTGGTTAAGCTACCTTCCGGCGAAGTGCGCATGATATTACTGCAATGCACAGCCACGATCGGTCAGCTTGGCAATGTGGTTCACGAAAATATTTCCCTGGGCAAAGCAGGCCGGACGCGTTGGCAGGGGAGACGTCCCAAGGTGCGCGGGGTTGCCATGAACCCGGTCGACCATCCCATGGGGGGCGGCGAGGGAAGATCCTCAGGCGGGCGACATCCCTGCTCACCGTGGGGGATGCCCACAAAGGGATACCGTACCCGAAAAAACAAGCGTAGTGATCGTTATATCGTTAAAAAGCGGACAAAAAAATAG
- the rpsS gene encoding 30S ribosomal protein S19 codes for MPRSLKKGPFIEPKLLKRVMATQQSRSSRVIKTWSRRSTIIPEMVGITLAVHNGRKFIPVFVSENMVGHKLGEFSPTRTFYGHAGDKKSKLKK; via the coding sequence ATGCCTCGATCGTTAAAAAAGGGACCTTTTATTGAGCCGAAATTGTTAAAGAGGGTCATGGCGACGCAACAATCCCGCAGCAGTCGGGTTATTAAAACATGGTCAAGACGCTCGACTATTATTCCTGAAATGGTCGGCATTACCTTGGCGGTTCATAACGGCAGGAAATTTATACCGGTTTTTGTGTCGGAAAATATGGTCGGTCACAAACTGGGAGAATTCTCTCCGACACGAACATTTTATGGACATGCCGGTGACAAGAAATCAAAACTGAAAAAATAA